A part of Leptotrichia trevisanii DSM 22070 genomic DNA contains:
- a CDS encoding NUDIX hydrolase: MKDGETKDREQEEEKWLKWAIELQSLAQAGLAYGKDKFDIERFERIREISAEMVSHKTDISIEKVKNLFCNEVGYQTPKIDTRAAIFENNKILLIQESNGKWALPGGWADVFLSVRANVLKEVKEEAGIEAGAEMIIALLDVTKNQEKEIPYGITKIFVLCKYISGKFEKNIETIDSRYFGIDELPELATNKTTTEQIQMCFKANENRDNWKVIFD; the protein is encoded by the coding sequence ATGAAAGATGGAGAGACAAAAGATAGGGAGCAGGAAGAAGAAAAGTGGCTGAAATGGGCGATTGAACTGCAAAGTCTGGCTCAGGCGGGACTGGCTTATGGCAAGGATAAGTTTGATATTGAGCGGTTTGAGAGAATAAGGGAGATTTCAGCCGAGATGGTGTCTCATAAGACTGATATTTCGATAGAAAAAGTAAAAAATCTGTTTTGCAATGAAGTTGGATATCAGACTCCTAAGATTGATACAAGAGCTGCAATTTTTGAGAATAATAAAATTTTACTTATTCAGGAGAGCAATGGAAAATGGGCATTGCCAGGTGGCTGGGCAGATGTATTTCTTTCTGTTCGGGCAAATGTATTGAAGGAAGTTAAGGAAGAAGCTGGGATTGAAGCCGGTGCCGAAATGATTATAGCTTTGCTGGATGTAACGAAAAATCAGGAAAAGGAAATACCGTATGGTATAACAAAAATTTTTGTATTATGTAAATATATCAGTGGAAAATTTGAAAAGAATATAGAAACGATTGACAGCAGATATTTTGGAATTGATGAATTGCCAGAGCTTGCAACTAATAAAACTACAACTGAGCAGATACAGATGTGTTTTAAGGCGAATGAGAACAGGGATAATTGGAAAGTAATTTTTGATTAA